The Toxorhynchites rutilus septentrionalis strain SRP chromosome 3, ASM2978413v1, whole genome shotgun sequence genome includes a region encoding these proteins:
- the LOC129775537 gene encoding dolichyl-diphosphooligosaccharide--protein glycosyltransferase subunit DAD1 → MTNIKTVLTKFYDEYTSNTPKKLKIVDAYLLYILLTGITQFVYCCLVGTFPFNSFLAGFISTVSCFVLGVCLRLQSNPQNKSQFLGISPERGFADFIFAHIILHLVVVNFIG, encoded by the exons ATGACCAATATTAAGACGGTGCTGACCAAGTTCTATGATGAGTACACCAGCAACACTCCGAAAAAATTGAAGATTGTGGATGCTTATCTGTTGTACATTCTGCTTACCGGCATCACCCAATTTGTTTACTGCTGCCTTGTTGGAACCTTCCCGTTCAATTCGTTTTTGGCCGGATTCATCAGCACCGTGAGCTGTTTTGTGCTTGGTG TTTGCCTACGACTCCAATCCAATCCTCAGAACAAATCGCAGTTTTTGGGAATATCACCCGAACGGGGATTCGCAGATTTCATTTTTGCACACATCATCCTACATCTGGTAGTGGTAAACTTTATTGGTTGA
- the LOC129775881 gene encoding uncharacterized protein LOC129775881 — protein sequence MFKILKSVVHLGSKPVNRCSAHPPALPVFYSTFVPQEFQFESSDGESGTLIHRFSRHIALTKRDFSDPTKYNFKYSSFYPVYNPDEFLRQLADISSHDIGKLISFTSDFRGKSDPRLFTDVVNALDEECESRVEQASFKELVGMLHGFMYLIPNKISKLKTYRKAMPRLVTLFQSNSNEKDFTTVLFFLGLWKQNAEGSKLLDQFLQTHLDQFLDEKMELMDFVLLANASYKTSVRIRSELFFDRLIGSICSFEESDSALFVTLIKCARMNRIWSEEIMEKIRDMVQNHGKGFDFRGLSHLFAYIADNLVKDDALNRLFLAECSKHIEREIKKETTGSIPQHFRAKDLSTFLWSCSTLSIPLEDLDFDLNVLMDEIFRKIDNNEYRFNPDILVDTCLSLWIMNHISVDLLASIFGNRQFTAYFRKDRVKVASRRDLLLACAEIERPEAFKLISRLERPNAFQLSRQAPDYLVKNRFELQRVKSGVENIKERLQINNVAYNAPIKYLNIAGLLLKAHDGKMINIDVLHEGFHLSDGQTPTGLMGLKTRLLNKMNVETIMLIPKQMQSDEQLVQAVEEAILSVTQSGITKQTPGEMVRSN from the exons atgtttaaaatactAAAGTCGGTGGTTCATTTGGGAAGCAAACCAGTGAATCGATGCAGCGCACATCCGCCGGCGTTGCCGGTGTTTTACAGCACTTTCGTGCCGCAGGAATTTCAATTCGAATCATCGGACGGTGAGAGTGGCACGCTGATTCACCGCTTTTCGCGACACATCGCCCTCACGAAGCGTGATTTCAGCGATCCGACCAAATACAACTTTAAATACTCCTCGTTCTATCCGGTGTACAATCCAGATGAATTCCTCAGGCAGCTGGCCGATATTTCCAGCCACGATATTGGCAAGTTGATAAGCTTTACCAGTGATTTCCGGGGGAAATCCGATCCCCGCCTGTTCACCGATGTTGTGAACGCGCTGGACGAAGAATGCGAATCCCGAGTGGAGCAAGCTAGCTTCAAGGAGTTGGTGGGGATGTTGCATGGTTTTATGTACCTGATACCGAACAAGATTAGTAAGCTGAAGACATACCGAAAGGCAATGCCCCGACTCGTGACGTTATTCCAAAGCAACAGCAATGAGAAAGATTTCACGACCGTCCTATTCTTTCTGGGTTTGTGGAAGCAGAATGCAGAAGGAAGTAAATTGTTGGATCAGTTTTTACAAACTCATTTGGATCAGTTTTTGGACGAGAAAATGGAACTGATGGATTTTGTTCTGTTGGCAAATGCTAGCTATAAAACAAGCGTCAGGATAAGATCCGAACTATTCTTTGACCGGTTGATAGGATCAATTTGTAGCTTTGAAGAAAGTGATTCAGCCTTGTTTGTCACATTGATAAAATGTGCCCGAATGAATCGAATTTGGTCCGAAGAGATCATGGAAAAAATACG AGATATGGTACAAAACCATGGGAAAGGTTTCGATTTCCGTGGGTTGTCGCATCTTTTTGCATACATCGCTGATAACCTCGTGAAGGACGATGCTTTGAACCGCTTGTTTTTGGCCGAATGCTCCAAACACATCGAAAGGGAAATCAAAAAAGAGACAACCGGATCGATACCACAACACTTCCGCGCCAAAGATTTGTCAACGTTCCTTTGGAGTTGTTCAACCCTCTCTATTCCACTGGAGGACTTAGATTTCGATCTAAACGTTTTGATGGATGAAATCTTTCGCAAAATCGACAACAACGAATATCGTTTTAACCCGGACATTCTGGTAGACACTTGCCTCTCGCTGTGGATCATGAATCACATTTCGGTGGATTTGTTGGCGAGTATTTTCGGCAATCGGCAGTTTACAGCATATTTCCGAAAGGATCGCGTGAAGGTAGCGTCCAGACGGGATTTGCTGCTAGCATGTGCGGAGATCGAGAGACCAGAGGCTTTCAAATTAATTTCCCGCTTGGAGCGACCCAATGCATTCCAGCTGTCAAGGCAGGCCCCCGACTATCTCGTAAAGAATCGTTTCGAACTGCAGCGCGTGAAAAGCGGCGTAGAAAACATCAAGGAAAGATTGCAGATAAACAATGTGGCGTACAATGCTCCGATTAAGTATCTGAATATAGCCGGTTTGTTGCTGAAAGCGCACGATGGTAAAATGATCAATATTGATGTTCTGCACGAGGGATTCCATCTGTCAGATGGACAAACACCAACGGGTCTGATGGGATTGAAAACAAGGTTGCTGAACAAGATGAATGTCGAAACAATCATG TTAATCCCTAAGCAAATGCAATCCGACGAACAGCTGGTTCAAGCAGTGGAAGAAGCAATCCTAAGTGTGACGCAAAGCGGGATTACTAAACAAACCCCGGGAGAAATGGTTAGGTCGAACTAA
- the LOC129775882 gene encoding pyroglutamyl-peptidase 1: protein MSRTIFVTGFGPFAGHEERNASWEAVKLLPDRCSYKNVTYAIKKIQIPVTYEAVDDVVPKIWREHPTLVIHVGVHGRIETINLEKCSYTSGYCRPDFANKCLPCDKIKLRSVAGDDQCKLLETKLNLEAIADEIDTVKCCCSTEVGSYLCGYIYLKSLDINQERTLFIHVPDIDRPYSSEQTKNAIFQVLERCIWQLDANEKF, encoded by the exons ATGTCAAGGACAATCTTTGTGACTGGTTTCGGACCGTTCGCTGGCCACGAAGAGCGCAACGCCAGCTGGGAAGCGGTTAAACTTCTCCCCGACCGGTGCAGCTACAAGAATGTCACATACGCGATAAAAAAGATACAGATTCCGGTGACCTACGAAGCGGTGGACGATGTGGTTCCAAAAATTTGGCGAGAGCATCCCACG CTGGTGATACACGTCGGGGTCCACGGACGCATCGAAACGATCAATCTGGAGAAGTGTTCCTACACTAGCGGCTACTGTCGGCCTGACTTCGCCAACAAGTGTTTACCGTGCGATAAGATAAAGCTGAGAAGTGTGGCGGGCGATGACCAGTGTAAACTGCTGGAAACCAAACTGAACCTGGAGGCAATCGCCGACGAGATTGATACCGTCAAATGCTGTTGCTCGACGGAAGTTGGTAGTTACCTGTGCGGATATATCTATCTGAAATCGTTGGATATAAACCAGGAGAGAACGCTGTTCATTCACGTGCCAGACATTGACCGACCTTACAGTTCCGAGCAGACGAAAAATGCCATATTTCAAGTGCTGGAACGTTGCATCTGGCAACTGGATGCCAACGAAAAATTTTGA